The DNA sequence GGCAGCCTCTGGCTGCCTTTTTTGTTCCGCATCGGGGCCGTTCGACGAAACCTTGCCAAACACGTTGATATTATTTTAGAATTGCATATTTGAGTCGTTTATTCGAGGCCTCGCATGTCCACCCCCCACGTTCCACAATCAGACCCGACGGAAAACCGGAAACGGCGCCGCGAATGGTTGCTGATCCTCGCCCTCCTCGTCCTGGTCGCGATTTTTTCCAACTTCGAGTCGCAACTTCTCGATCTTTCGTCGAAACTTCCCCTTTCCAACACGATCCTCGTGCTGGCCTTGATCAACGTCAACATCCTGCTGATCCTGCTTTTTCTCTTTCTGGTCTTCAGAAATCTTTTCAAGCTGATTCTGGATCGACGCAGCAATGTCCCCGGGGCGCGACTCCGATCCAAGCTGGTGGTCGCCTTTGTTTCCCTCTCCCTGATTCCCACCCTGCTGCTCTTTTTCGTTTCCGCCGGGTTCATCACCAGCTCCATCGAAAGCTGGTTCAATACCCAGGTCGAAACATCCCTCCAAGAGGCTCTGGAGGTCGCAGAAATCTATTACGAGACTTCGGCGGCCAATGCCCTCTACTATGCCGAGCAACTGGCGAATACCATCCGACAGGAGAAGCTGCTCAATGAGGAGAATCTGCCGCGCCTCAAAGAGCTGATCAAAACCAAGCAGCAGGAATACAATCTCGGCGTCGTCGAGGTCTTTTCTTCCACCTATGAGGAACTGGTCCGCGCCGCCAACCCGCAGATCCCGACAGCGGAGTTCACCGATCCCGGCTCGGAGAATATCCGCGAGGGGCTACAAGGCAAACGCTTCACTCGTATTACTCCCATCGGCAAAGCCGATCTGATCCGTGGCATCGTACCGGTTCGATCCAACTGGAATCCCGAGGATGTGGTGGCGGTCGTGGTCGTCAACTACTACGTCCCCCATTCCCTGGTCAAGAAAATGAAGGAGATCTCGTCTTCATACGAACAGTACAAAGAAACCAAGCTCCTCAAAAACAAGATCAAAAAGGGTTATGTCGCGGTTCTATTGCTGATCGCCCTAGTCATCGTCTTTCTCGCTACCTGGTTCGGCTTTCGCCTGGCGAGAGGCATTACCGTCCCGATCCAGGAGCTGGCCCAAGCCACCAGCCGGGTCGCCGACGGCGATCTCACGGTGCAGATTGAACAGCTGGGGGACGACGAAATCGGCAGTCTGGTCAAGGCCTTCAACCAGATGACTGACGATCTGCGCAAAGGGCAGGAAGAAATCCGTAAAGCCAACCAGGACTTACAGGCCACCTATGCGGAAATAGATCAGCGTCGCCGTTATATGGAAACCGTCCTGAAAAATGTTACCGCCGGGGTTATCTCCGTCGACCAGGACGGCTTTATCAGCACCATCAACAAGTCGGCGGAAAATCTGCTCAAGATCCAGCCAGGGCAGATCGTCGGCCGCAGTTTCTGGGATGTGGTCAGCGTCGAACACCTGCCCATGGTCAAGGAGTTTCTCAAGGATCTGAAACTCTCCGGCAAAGATTCGATTCGCAAGCAGGTCACGATCCCCGTGCAGGAGAACCGGGTGACCTTCCTCTTCAACATTACGACCCTGCGGGATGAAAATCAGGAATTTCTCGGCACGGTCGTCGTCTTCGACGACCTCACCCACATCATCAAGGCCCAGCGCATGGCCGCCTGGCGGGAAGTCGCCCGGCGCATTGCCCATGAGATCAAAAACCCCCTGACCCCCATCCAACTCTCGGCGCAACGCCTGCGGCGCCGCTATCTCGATCGTTTCAGCGATGACGACAAGGTTTTTGACGAATGCACGCGCATGATTGTAACCCAGGTCGACGAATTGAAGAATCTGGTCAATGAATTTTCCAACTTCGCCCGGATGCCGGCCGGGAATCCGACCCTGAACAATCTCAATGAACTGATCAGCGAAACCCTGATTCTCTACCAGGAAGGACATAAAGATATCCGTTTCATCTTCGAGCCCGGCCGCGAAATCCCCCCCTTCAGTCTCGACCGGGAACAGATCAAGCGGGTCCTCATCAATCTCTTCGAAAATGCCATCAGCGCCGTGCAGGAAATAGCGTCCCCCACCATTACCGTGGAAACCAGCTACAACCCTTCCCTGCAGATGGTTACTTTCGCCGTGATCGATAACGGCTGCGGGATCCATCCCGACGACAAGCCCCGACTCTTCGAGCCTTATTTTTCCACCAAAAAAACCGGATCGGGACTCGGATTGGCGATTGTTTCTACCATTGTCTCCGACCATCACGGCTACATCCGTGTCAAAGACAACCCTCCACAAGGAACAAAATTCATTGTCGAGCTGCCCGTGAGCGAAAACAGCCTACCGGCTTGAACTAAAAAGGACGACCATGAAAACGATACTGATCATTGATGACGAAGAGAGCATTCGCGAAAGCCTGATGGGAATTTTGCAGGATGAAGGATTCCGGACCTTGTCGGCCGAGAGCGGTGAACAGGGATTGGGCGTGCTCAGGGAGGAAGATCCGGACCTGATTCTGCTCGACATCTGGATGCCGGGGATTGACGGGATCGAAACCCTGCGAAAGATCCGCGAGATCACCCCAGATCAGCTGGTCATCATGATGAGCGGGCACGGTACTATTGAAACCGCGGTGAAAGCGACCAAGCTGGGCGCCTATGATTTCATCGAAAAACCCCTGTCCCTGGAAAAGCTGCTGCTTTCGGTACAAAATGCCCTGACCATTGGCCAGTTGGTGGAGGAAAACCGCACCTTGAAAGCACGCATCGCCAAGGAACACGAGATGATCGGCAATGGCGAGGCGATCCGACTGCTCAAGGAACAGATCAGTATCGCCGCACCGACTTCGGGATGGGTCCTGATTACCGGCGAGAACGGGACCGGCAAGGAGCTGGTGGCCAGGTCCATTCATGCCCATTCGCAACGGGCGAACAAACCCTTCGTCGAGGTCAACTGCGCGGCCATCCCCGAGGAGCTCATCGAATCGGAGCTTTTCGGCCACGAAAAGGGCTCCTTTACCGGCGCCACCGCCCTGCGCAAAGGTAAATTCGATCTGGCCCACGAAGGCACGTTATTCCTCGATGAAATCGGCGACATGAGCCTGAAAACCCAGGCGAAAGTTCTCCGCATCCTACAAGAGAAAAAGTTTGAACGGGTGGGGGGGAGCCGGACTATCGAAGTCGATGTGCGGGTCATCGCAGCGACCAACAAGGATCTGGAAGCGGAAATCGTCAAAGGAAACTTCCGGGAGGATCTCTATTACCGGCTCAATGTACTCCCCTTCGAGGTTCCGCCACTGCGGGAACGAAAGGAAGACATCCCCCGACTGGTCGATCATTTTCTGCAATTTTTCTGCGGCAAGGAAAGCCGGGAGATCAAGACTCTGACGCCGGAAGCCATGGCGGCCCTGGTGAACTATTCCTGGCCCGGAAATGTACGGGAACTGAAAAATATCGTTGAACGCCTCGTCATCATGGTCCCAGACCAGCTGATTTCCGAAAAACATCTTCCGGCGGCTCTCATCCCGAAAAAAAACGAAACAGCGAAATCCGGTGTCACTCCAGCGCTGGAGGCGGGCACCTTTCGAGAGGCCAAGGAAGAGTTCGAAAAGGAATATCTGCTGCAGAAACTCGAGGAAAACGACTGGAACATTTCCCGTACGGCCGAGGTCATCGAGATCGAGCGTTCCAACCTGCATCGCAAGATCAAGAGTTTCGGGATCGAACTAAAGAAGTGACCGAGGAGCAATCGTCCGGAAGATCGGCGGCGGACTGTTCGACAAGAAGACACCTGCCGCTTGGCGGCACATGATCCAACCTGACAAAAGGACCAGCTGAACATGCTATTCGAGTGCGAACAATGAATGATGCGAATATTGATGAAATCCTCTGCCGTCAATGCCAAGGTCGCTGTTGTCAGGGGCATCCCGGAGTCTGGAGCGACCCACAACGTTTCTTCTTGATTTTTACTTCTGGCCAAGTCCCTAAAATCCAAGAACTGGTCAAGGTTCTCACCGAAAACCATCTTGCATTACGGGACGTAGGCGGCATCCTTATCCCCGCTCCGCAGGCGACGGAGCAAGGCTGCGCTGAAATGGGCCCAGAAGGCTGTTCCTTCCCCCCAGAGAAACGTCCCTGCCAGTGCTTGGCATTGATCCCGGATCTGGAAACCCTGTTGGACGACATGATCCACTGCAGCCTGCCGCCGGAGTACGGTTCCGGAACCGCCCGGGAGAATTGGCGTCCCTGGCAGGAACTGCTGCAAAAGGTCAAGAAATCAATAAATTGACCCACAAGACCTGACAAAGAGGCTACGGCGCCGGTTCCAATGCAACCCCATAAA is a window from the Desulfuromonas acetexigens genome containing:
- a CDS encoding sensor histidine kinase — its product is MSTPHVPQSDPTENRKRRREWLLILALLVLVAIFSNFESQLLDLSSKLPLSNTILVLALINVNILLILLFLFLVFRNLFKLILDRRSNVPGARLRSKLVVAFVSLSLIPTLLLFFVSAGFITSSIESWFNTQVETSLQEALEVAEIYYETSAANALYYAEQLANTIRQEKLLNEENLPRLKELIKTKQQEYNLGVVEVFSSTYEELVRAANPQIPTAEFTDPGSENIREGLQGKRFTRITPIGKADLIRGIVPVRSNWNPEDVVAVVVVNYYVPHSLVKKMKEISSSYEQYKETKLLKNKIKKGYVAVLLLIALVIVFLATWFGFRLARGITVPIQELAQATSRVADGDLTVQIEQLGDDEIGSLVKAFNQMTDDLRKGQEEIRKANQDLQATYAEIDQRRRYMETVLKNVTAGVISVDQDGFISTINKSAENLLKIQPGQIVGRSFWDVVSVEHLPMVKEFLKDLKLSGKDSIRKQVTIPVQENRVTFLFNITTLRDENQEFLGTVVVFDDLTHIIKAQRMAAWREVARRIAHEIKNPLTPIQLSAQRLRRRYLDRFSDDDKVFDECTRMIVTQVDELKNLVNEFSNFARMPAGNPTLNNLNELISETLILYQEGHKDIRFIFEPGREIPPFSLDREQIKRVLINLFENAISAVQEIASPTITVETSYNPSLQMVTFAVIDNGCGIHPDDKPRLFEPYFSTKKTGSGLGLAIVSTIVSDHHGYIRVKDNPPQGTKFIVELPVSENSLPA
- a CDS encoding sigma-54-dependent transcriptional regulator, translated to MKTILIIDDEESIRESLMGILQDEGFRTLSAESGEQGLGVLREEDPDLILLDIWMPGIDGIETLRKIREITPDQLVIMMSGHGTIETAVKATKLGAYDFIEKPLSLEKLLLSVQNALTIGQLVEENRTLKARIAKEHEMIGNGEAIRLLKEQISIAAPTSGWVLITGENGTGKELVARSIHAHSQRANKPFVEVNCAAIPEELIESELFGHEKGSFTGATALRKGKFDLAHEGTLFLDEIGDMSLKTQAKVLRILQEKKFERVGGSRTIEVDVRVIAATNKDLEAEIVKGNFREDLYYRLNVLPFEVPPLRERKEDIPRLVDHFLQFFCGKESREIKTLTPEAMAALVNYSWPGNVRELKNIVERLVIMVPDQLISEKHLPAALIPKKNETAKSGVTPALEAGTFREAKEEFEKEYLLQKLEENDWNISRTAEVIEIERSNLHRKIKSFGIELKK